The DNA segment GATGACGATCGGCGCGTGCGGATCGAGGTTGATCAGCGACACCTTGATCTCCCCTCGATAGCCGGCATCGATCGTCCCTGGGCTGTTGACGATCGAAAGCCCCACGCGCGCAGCCAAACCCGACCGCGGATGAACCAGGCCCACCATGCCGTACGGAATCGCCACGGCGATTCCCGTCGGCACCAGTGCCCGCTCCCCTGGCGCCAGTTCGACGTCGCAGGCGCTGAACAGGTCGACGCCGGCGTCACCGTCATGGGCCCTGGCGGGCAACGGTAGCTCGCGGTCCAGACGCAGGACCGCCAGAGAGGTGGACACGACGTCAGAGATTACTCTGAGGCGCGTGTCCGACACGCGCGCAACCACCCAAACGGTGCGCTACCGCGAACGGCTCTCGGTGCCGTGGTGGTGGTGGCTGCCCGGACTCGGGCTGGCGGCATTGATCGCCTACGAGGTCAACATGGGTATCGAGGGGCTGCCGGACTGGCTGCCGTACGCACTGCTGCTTCCGGTCGCGGCGGTGGTGCTGATGTGGTTCGGCAGAGCCGAGATCCGTGTCGTGAGCGGCTCGCACGGTGACACGGAGCTGTGGGTCGGCCCCGCGCATCTGCCGGTCAGCGTCGTGGGGCGGTCGGCGGAGGTGCCCAGGACGGCGAAATCCGCGGCCCTGGGACGCCAACTCGACCCGGCCGCCTACGTCGTGCACCGGGCGTGGGTGGGTCCGATGATCCTGCTGGTCCTCGACGATCCCGAGGACCCCACGCCCTACTGGCTGGTGAGCACCCGTCATCCCGACCGGGTGCTCTCAGCGCTCGGCCGCTGAGCGGTCAGGCCGCGCAGTCCGAGCAGATCATCATGCCGTTCTTCTCGCTCGCGAGACGGCTGCGGTGATGCACCAGGAAGCAGCTCGAGCAGGTGAACTCGTCGGCCTGCTTGGGGATCACCCGGACGGAGAGCTCCTCGCCGGACAGATCCGCGCCGGGCAGCTCGAAGTTCTCGGCGGTCTCCGACTCGTCGACGTCGACAACCGCCGACTGCGCTTCGTTCCGGCGTGCCTTGAGTTCCTCCAGCGAATCCTCGGAGACATCGTCGGTCTCCGTACGCCGTGGGGCGTCGTAGTCGGTAGCCATGAGTTGTCCCCTCCGTGAGCGTGCAGCAGTGCTTTGTACCAGCGTCGAACGCATTCACCAAACGATTCGTGCCCGTTACCCCCTCAGTCTCTCTGTGATTTACCTCACATACCCCGCGGATCACTTCGCCAACCGGGAGCGACCGGCGACGCCCGGGGCTCTACAGTGCATGGGTGGTCTCGAGCATCACCGAAGGCACCGCGTTCGACAGGCACGGTCGCCCCTTCCGCCGGCGCAACTACGTGCCCGGCATCCTCGCCATCGGCGCGCTGGCGGTCATCTCCGTGGTGGTGTGGGTGATCGCGCTCAACCAGCCGGTCGACGTCCGCGAGGCCGCCGTCTGCAATCCCCCGCCACCGGCCAACGCCACCCAGCCGCCGCCCCCGGCGCTCGGTAAGCAGGTGTCACGCACCGACATGATCGACGTCACGCCGGCCAAACTCGCCGACACGACGATCCGCGTGCTCAACGCGAGCGGTCAGGGCGGCCAGGCCGGTGAGATCGCCGGCGAACTGCGCGACCTCGGCTTCGCCCCGCCGGAGGCGGCCAACGACCCGATCTACGCGACCGCGCGGCTGGAGTGCCAGGGCCAGATCCGGTTCGGCCCGAGCGGCCGCGCGGCGGCCGCGGCGGTGTGGCTGGTGGCGCCGTGCACCGAACTGTTCGAAGACCAGCGCCCCGACCCCACGGTCGACCTGGCGCTCGGCACCGAGTTCGCCGAACTCGCCGCGAGCGACGACATCGACGCGGTGCTGGCGAGCCTGCGCCCGGACGCGACCGCGCCGGCCGATCCGGAGCTGCTCAAGCAGATCCACACCGGCACCTGCTGAGCGGTCAGCCGCGGATCCCGGCGCGCCGCAGCGCCTCGTCGAATTCGGCGGCGATGCCCGGGGCGGCCGCGACGACGAGCCCGGCGCCGCCGACCGCACCGGCGGTGGGAGGCAGCGACACGGTCGCCCCGGCCTCCGCCGCGATCAGCGCCCCCGCCGCCCAGTCCCACACGTTGACGCCGTCTTCGTAGTAGGCGTCCAACTGGCCGGCGGCCACCATGCACAGATCCAGCGCGCACGAACCGATCCGGCGCACGTCCCGCACCTGGGCCATCAGCTCGACGAGCAGTTCGGCCTGACGGCGGCGACGGTCGGGGGCATAGGCGAATCCGGTGCCCAGCAGGGCCATGGCGAGCCGGTCGGGCGCATTGCAGCGCAGCGGGCGCACTTCACCGTGCCGGCGCAGCTGCGCCCCGTGTCCACGGGCGGCCGAGTACACCGCATCGGCGGCGACGTCGGCGACCGCGCCGGCCACCGATTCCCCGTCGCGCTGGACGGCGATGGACACGGCGTACGCCTCGATGCCGTAGACGAAGTTGACCGTGCCGTCGATCGGGTCGAGCACCCAGGTCAGCTGGCCCGCCCCCGCGTCGGCACCGCCGCCCTCCTCCTCGCCGAGGATCTGCTCGCCCGGCCTGCGTTCGGCGAGCCGGTCCCGCAACAGCCGTTCGGTCTCGGTGTCGACGACGGTCACCGGGTCGGTCGGTGTGCTCTTCGCGGACACCGCATCGGAGCCGCCGTCGGCGGAGGCGGCGCCGAACACCTCGCTGCGCCGCGCCCGCACGAATGCGGCTGCCTCCCCGGCCAACTGCTCGGCCACCTCACGCAACACCACCGGATCGCTGTCCATACCAATATCGCATCATGTCGGCGCGCAGATGTCCCCGCCGGTTGCCCGGACAGCCGCCCGCGCCGTTCGGGCAGCAACTAGTGTGTGAACCGCGTACCGCCGGGCCGCCACTGTGAGGAGCGCTGATGACCGCCACCGATTCGCCCGTCGCAGAGCCGGGCACCTCCGGCGCACCGGCCCGCCGCGGGTTCGGCATCGACGTCGGCGGCAGCGGCGTCAAGGGCGGCATCGTCGATCTGGACACCGGGGCGCTGGTCGGTGACCGTTTCAAACTGCCCACCCCGCAGCCCGCCACGCCGGACGCCGTCGCCAAGACCATCGCCGCCGTGGTGCGGGAGTTCGGCTGGACCGAGAAGCTGGGTGTCACCTACCCCGGCGTGGTCACCTCGGGCGTCGTACACACCGCCGCCAACGTCGACAAGTCATGGCTCGGCGTGAACGCCCAAGAGGTCTACAGCGCCGCGCTGGACGGGCAGCCGGTCACGGTGCTCAACGACGCCGATGCGGCCGGCCTGGCCGAGGAGCGGTTCGGCGCGGGCAAGGACAACTCGGGTGTCATCGTGTTGCTGACCTTCGGCACCGGCATCGGCTCGGCGGTCATCCACAACGGCATCCTGCTGCCCAACACCGAATTCGGCCACCTCGAGGTGGGCGGCAAGGAGGCCGAGCACCGCGCCGCCTCCTCGGTCAAGGAACGCAAGGGCTGGAGCTACGAACGCTGGACCGAAGAGGTCACGCGTGTGCTCGTCGCGATCGAGAACGCGATCTGGCCCGATCTGTTCATCGCCGGCGGCGGGATCAGCCGTAAGGCCGACAAGTGGGTGCCGTTGCTGAAGAACCGCACGCCCGTGGTGCCCGCGGCGCTGCAGAACACCGCGGGCATCGTCGGCGCCGCGATGGCCGCTGCGTTGGATGTCACAGCTACCAACCGCTAACCATGCGGTCGCGGCTCGCCCGGGGGCACTATTTCGCCGCTCGGCACGGCGTCGCCCCACAGTGTCGTTACAATGGTCATCGGCGGCCGCCAACCGAATAGCGGCAGATTCCCAAGTTGAGATCACGCCGACATTCGACATAGCCGACGTTCCGTTGGCGCCTGCTCCCGTGCACACGTGGAGGATCCGGGTGCCCACGGGATCCGTAAGACCGAAAGGGTGACGTGGCAGCGACAAAGGCAAGCCCGGCAACCGATGAGCCGGTGAAGCGCACCGCTACCAAGACCCCCGCGAAGAAGACTCCCGCGGCGAAGGCCCCAGGGGCCAACGGGACCGCGCCCGCCAAGCGGGCGGCCAAGGGCACCGCGGCGAAGGCCCGCGCCCCGAAGAAGGACGGTCCCGCCACCCGCGGTCGCGGTAAGAAGTCCACCGCACCCGAGGCCGGCGCCACCGAGGCCCTCGCCGACGACGATCTGGACGGCGCCGACACGCTCGACGCCGAGCCCGACATCGACGTCGTCGACGACGCCGATCTGGATCTCGACGACCTCGACACCGACGAGGCCGAGACCGAGACCGACGACGACAGCGAGGAGGGCGAGTCCGCCGAGGCCGACGCCGCGCCCGTCCCCGCCGCGAAGGGCGGTGCGGTGCCCGCCGCACCCGCCACCGACGACGAGGAGATCGCCGAGCCGTCCGAGAAGGACAAGGCCTCCGGTGACTTCGTCTGGGACGAGGAGGAGTCCGAGGCGCTGCGGCAGGCCCGCAAGGACGCCGAGCTCACCGCATCGGCCGACTCGGTGCGCGCCTACCTCAAGCAGATCGGCAAGGTGGCGCTGCTCAACGCCGAGGAAGAAGTCGAGCTGGCCAAGCGCATCGAGGCCGGGCTGTTCGCCACCCAGAAGCTGGCCGAACTCGCCGAGAAGGGCGAGAAGCTGCCGGTGCAGCAGCGCCGCGACATGCAGTGGATCTGCCGCGACGGCGACCGCGCCAAGAACCACCTGCTCGAGGCCAACCTGCGTCTGGTGGTGTCGCTGGCCAAGCGCTACACCGGCCGCGGCATGGCGTTCCTGGACCTGATCCAGGAGGGCAACCTCGGCCTGATCCGTGCGGTCGAGAAGTTCGACTACACCAAGGGCTACAAGTTCTCCACGTACGCCACGTGGTGGATCCGTCAGGCCATCACCCGCGCCATGGCCGACCAGGCCCGCACCATCCGCATCCCGGTGCACATGGTCGAGGTCATCAACAAGCTGGGCCGCATCCAGCGCGAGCTGCTGCAGGACCTGGGCCGCGAGCCCACGCCCGAAGAGCTCGCCAAGGAGATGGACATCACGCCGGAGAAGGTGCTGGAGATCCAGCAGTACGCGCGTGAACCGATCTCGCTGGACCAGACCATCGGCGACGAGGGCGATTCCCAGCTCGGCGACTTCATCGAGGACTCCGAGGCCGTGGTGGCCGTCGACGCGGTCTCCTTCACCCTGCTGCAGGATCAGCTGCAGTCGGTACTCGAGACGCTGTCCGAACGCGAGGCCGGCGTCGTCCGCCTGCGCTTCGGGCTCACCGACGGCCAGCCGCGCACGCTCGACGAGATCGGGCAGGTCTACGGCGTCACCCGCGAGCGCATCCGGCAGATCGAGTCGAAGACGATGAGCAAGCTGCGCCACCCCAGCCGTTCCCAGGTGCTGCGCGACTACCTCGACTGATCCGTGCCGAAGCCTCCGAAGGTGCCGCCGCAGCGACTGGTGCGCGCGGTCGATCGCATCCGTGCCGGCCTGCAGCGGGCGCATCGCTCGACCGCGCCGGGCAACATCGCGCTGCTCGAACTGGCGACGGGCGCCTGGACCACCGCGGCGCTGTACACGGCCGCGCGGCTCGGCGTCCCCGACCAGTTGGCGGCCGGCCCCAGACACGCCAAGGACGTCGCCGCTCGGATCGGCGTCGACGCCGACGGGGTGTACCGGCTCATGCGGGCGCTCGCCAGCCGCGGTGTGCTCACCCAGCGCGCCGACGGGTCGTTCGCGCTGACCCGCGTCGGCGACGCCCTGCGCTCGGACGCAGAGGGCTCGCTGCGCGACATGGTGCTGTTCATCGGACACCCGATCCGCTGGGCGGACTGGGGCAATCTCGAGCACTCGGTGCGCACGGGCGGCACGGCGTTCTCCGAACTGCACGGCCGGCCGTTCTTCGAGTACCTCGACACCGACCCGGAGTTCGCGGCGGTGTTCAACAACGCGATGACCGCGAGCAGCGGCCTGGCCGACGAAGTGGCGCTGGGCGCCTATGACTTCACCGGTGTCAGGCTCGTGGTCGACGTGGGCGGCGGGCACGGTTCGGTGCTGAGCACGATCCTGCGCAGCGCCCCCGAGGCCCGCGGGGTGCTCTACGACCTGCCCGCGGTGGTGGCCGGCGCCGGCCCGACGTTCGACGCGGCCGGGGTCGCCGACCGCGCCTCGGCCACCGGCGGATCGTTCATGGACTCGGTGCCCGACGGCGGCGACACCTACGTGATGAAGAACATCATCCACGACTGGAACGACGACGATGCGGTGCGCATCCTGCGCAACATCCGCACCGCCATCACACCCGGCGGCAAACTGCTGCTGCTCGAGATGGTGCTGCCCGAACGCGCCAACGGGTTCATCGGACTGCTGCTCGACCTCGAGATGCTGGTCACCGCGGGTGGCAGGGAGCGCACCCGTGGCGAGTACGCGAACCTGTTGTCGCGCACCGGTTTTCGCATCACCCGGGTGATCGACACGGTGACCCCGCTGTCGATCATCGAAGCCGACCCGGTCTGACGACCGGCGACCGGCATCGGCATTTTGTCTGCCGACAGCTATAAGCGGGGCTTATGGTGGGCTAGTGGATTATGGTCTTCTGTTGAGCGCTCCTCGGTGATTGGCTTCACGCAACAGCCCGCTCATCGAGGAGCCCACACCATGATCGTCTTGCACGCGACCATCGCCATCGCCGCCGTGGTCGGACTGATCATCATTCTGAAGATCGATCCCGTCATCTCGCTCGTGGTGGGCTCGCTGTATCTGGGTCTGGCGTCCGGCCTCGGCCTGGAGTCCACCATCACGGCGATCATCGACGGATTCGGCAGCATCATGGCCGAAGTGGGCCTCCTGATCGGGTTCGGAGTGCTGATCGGGGCCCTGCTGTATTCCATGGGCGCACTCCAACGGCTGGTGGTGTTGCTGATCCGCGCGCTCGGACCAAGGCGGTTGCCGTATGCGATGGCCGCCGCACTGACCACGGTCTTCCCGTCGATCTACGTCGACGTTCAGCTCGTGCTGGCTGCTCCTCTCGCCCGCTCGGCGGCACCGGAACTCGGTCGCAACGGGCTCGGTCTGCTGGCCGGCGCCCTGACCGCGGGGATCCTGGTCGGGTACGTCTTCGTCGTTCCGGGCCTCGGAACCGTGTCGATCGCCGGTCTGCTGGACATTCCGCTGGCGACGATGCTCGGCTACGGCTTGGTCATCGGCACCCTGACCGTGCTCATCACCGTTCTCCTCTACAGCGTGCTGGTGCGATTCGGTTTCTGGAACCCGGACAAGGACGAGCACGCCTCGGAAGCGCTACTCGAGGAGGAGGCACTGGCCGCTGACATGACGGACGCCGATGAGGAGTCCGGCCGGCGCCTGCCACCGCTGTTCCTCGCACTGCTTCCGGTGATCGTTCCGCTGGTGATGATCGCCTTCGGCGCGATCGCCGACGCCGCCGGCTTCTCCACGTCGCTGATCGCCTTCATCGGCAACCCGGTGTTCGCTCTGTTCGTGGGCCTGCTCGGCGCATACGTCCTCGCCAAGGTCAGTCTGGACCGCGACCGCACCGACGAGGCGATGACCAAGGGTTTCAACACCATGGGTCAGATTCTGCTGATCACCGGCGTGGGCGGATCGCTCGGCGAGGTGATTTCGTCGACCGACCTGCAGGATGTGCTGGGTGACCTGTTCTCCGCAGAAGCCGGCGCGCCGATCATCGTGAGCATCCTGCTCGCCTGGCTGATCGCGGCAGTGTTGCACCTGGCGATCGGGTCGATCTCCGTCGCGGCGATCACCGCGTCCGGCATCATCGGCCCAGTCCTTGGCCAACTCGGCGCACCGGTAGTCATCATCGGCCTGGCCATCGGCGCCGGAGCGCTGTTCGCACTGCAGGTGAACAGCAACTTCTTCTGGATGTTCCA comes from the Mycolicibacterium litorale genome and includes:
- a CDS encoding methyltransferase; protein product: MPKPPKVPPQRLVRAVDRIRAGLQRAHRSTAPGNIALLELATGAWTTAALYTAARLGVPDQLAAGPRHAKDVAARIGVDADGVYRLMRALASRGVLTQRADGSFALTRVGDALRSDAEGSLRDMVLFIGHPIRWADWGNLEHSVRTGGTAFSELHGRPFFEYLDTDPEFAAVFNNAMTASSGLADEVALGAYDFTGVRLVVDVGGGHGSVLSTILRSAPEARGVLYDLPAVVAGAGPTFDAAGVADRASATGGSFMDSVPDGGDTYVMKNIIHDWNDDDAVRILRNIRTAITPGGKLLLLEMVLPERANGFIGLLLDLEMLVTAGGRERTRGEYANLLSRTGFRITRVIDTVTPLSIIEADPV
- the cei gene encoding envelope integrity protein Cei → MVSSITEGTAFDRHGRPFRRRNYVPGILAIGALAVISVVVWVIALNQPVDVREAAVCNPPPPANATQPPPPALGKQVSRTDMIDVTPAKLADTTIRVLNASGQGGQAGEIAGELRDLGFAPPEAANDPIYATARLECQGQIRFGPSGRAAAAAVWLVAPCTELFEDQRPDPTVDLALGTEFAELAASDDIDAVLASLRPDATAPADPELLKQIHTGTC
- the dut gene encoding dUTP diphosphatase; protein product: MSTSLAVLRLDRELPLPARAHDGDAGVDLFSACDVELAPGERALVPTGIAVAIPYGMVGLVHPRSGLAARVGLSIVNSPGTIDAGYRGEIKVSLINLDPHAPIVIRRGDRIAQLLVQRVELPELVEVTSFDEAGLAETTRGDGGHGSSGGHASL
- a CDS encoding DUF4193 domain-containing protein — its product is MATDYDAPRRTETDDVSEDSLEELKARRNEAQSAVVDVDESETAENFELPGADLSGEELSVRVIPKQADEFTCSSCFLVHHRSRLASEKNGMMICSDCAA
- a CDS encoding inositol monophosphatase family protein; translation: MDSDPVVLREVAEQLAGEAAAFVRARRSEVFGAASADGGSDAVSAKSTPTDPVTVVDTETERLLRDRLAERRPGEQILGEEEGGGADAGAGQLTWVLDPIDGTVNFVYGIEAYAVSIAVQRDGESVAGAVADVAADAVYSAARGHGAQLRRHGEVRPLRCNAPDRLAMALLGTGFAYAPDRRRRQAELLVELMAQVRDVRRIGSCALDLCMVAAGQLDAYYEDGVNVWDWAAGALIAAEAGATVSLPPTAGAVGGAGLVVAAAPGIAAEFDEALRRAGIRG
- a CDS encoding RNA polymerase sigma factor gives rise to the protein MAATKASPATDEPVKRTATKTPAKKTPAAKAPGANGTAPAKRAAKGTAAKARAPKKDGPATRGRGKKSTAPEAGATEALADDDLDGADTLDAEPDIDVVDDADLDLDDLDTDEAETETDDDSEEGESAEADAAPVPAAKGGAVPAAPATDDEEIAEPSEKDKASGDFVWDEEESEALRQARKDAELTASADSVRAYLKQIGKVALLNAEEEVELAKRIEAGLFATQKLAELAEKGEKLPVQQRRDMQWICRDGDRAKNHLLEANLRLVVSLAKRYTGRGMAFLDLIQEGNLGLIRAVEKFDYTKGYKFSTYATWWIRQAITRAMADQARTIRIPVHMVEVINKLGRIQRELLQDLGREPTPEELAKEMDITPEKVLEIQQYAREPISLDQTIGDEGDSQLGDFIEDSEAVVAVDAVSFTLLQDQLQSVLETLSEREAGVVRLRFGLTDGQPRTLDEIGQVYGVTRERIRQIESKTMSKLRHPSRSQVLRDYLD
- a CDS encoding DUF3093 domain-containing protein, with the translated sequence MSDTRATTQTVRYRERLSVPWWWWLPGLGLAALIAYEVNMGIEGLPDWLPYALLLPVAAVVLMWFGRAEIRVVSGSHGDTELWVGPAHLPVSVVGRSAEVPRTAKSAALGRQLDPAAYVVHRAWVGPMILLVLDDPEDPTPYWLVSTRHPDRVLSALGR
- the ppgK gene encoding polyphosphate--glucose phosphotransferase, translating into MTATDSPVAEPGTSGAPARRGFGIDVGGSGVKGGIVDLDTGALVGDRFKLPTPQPATPDAVAKTIAAVVREFGWTEKLGVTYPGVVTSGVVHTAANVDKSWLGVNAQEVYSAALDGQPVTVLNDADAAGLAEERFGAGKDNSGVIVLLTFGTGIGSAVIHNGILLPNTEFGHLEVGGKEAEHRAASSVKERKGWSYERWTEEVTRVLVAIENAIWPDLFIAGGGISRKADKWVPLLKNRTPVVPAALQNTAGIVGAAMAAALDVTATNR
- a CDS encoding GntP family permease, with protein sequence MIVLHATIAIAAVVGLIIILKIDPVISLVVGSLYLGLASGLGLESTITAIIDGFGSIMAEVGLLIGFGVLIGALLYSMGALQRLVVLLIRALGPRRLPYAMAAALTTVFPSIYVDVQLVLAAPLARSAAPELGRNGLGLLAGALTAGILVGYVFVVPGLGTVSIAGLLDIPLATMLGYGLVIGTLTVLITVLLYSVLVRFGFWNPDKDEHASEALLEEEALAADMTDADEESGRRLPPLFLALLPVIVPLVMIAFGAIADAAGFSTSLIAFIGNPVFALFVGLLGAYVLAKVSLDRDRTDEAMTKGFNTMGQILLITGVGGSLGEVISSTDLQDVLGDLFSAEAGAPIIVSILLAWLIAAVLHLAIGSISVAAITASGIIGPVLGQLGAPVVIIGLAIGAGALFALQVNSNFFWMFQTLLGVTTRGALKALTFVTALASVVALPLIAGLSLVI